The Pirellulimonas nuda genome includes a region encoding these proteins:
- a CDS encoding TlpA family protein disulfide reductase, translating to MPYQPPPRSKSDQAKFITLVAVLTVVMIAVQLWWRGDGPPHRPVALPPMMMVDGWLNTEAPPETAELRKGLLVVDCWATWCGPCRASLPNFAEIHRIYGDEPGVTFVGLTSEPESDRAKIEQVIDSTEGFDWPVAYGAQPMFDALGIQGIPTFYIFKNGRSIWSGHNVDRLASELGKAIELGS from the coding sequence ATGCCCTACCAACCCCCGCCACGCAGCAAGAGCGACCAAGCCAAGTTCATCACCCTGGTGGCGGTGCTGACCGTGGTGATGATCGCCGTGCAGTTGTGGTGGCGCGGCGACGGCCCGCCGCACAGGCCGGTGGCGCTGCCGCCGATGATGATGGTCGACGGCTGGCTGAACACCGAAGCCCCCCCCGAAACGGCCGAGCTGCGCAAGGGGCTGCTGGTGGTCGACTGCTGGGCCACCTGGTGCGGGCCCTGCCGGGCGTCGCTCCCCAACTTCGCCGAGATCCACCGCATCTACGGCGACGAGCCGGGCGTGACGTTTGTCGGCCTCACCTCCGAGCCCGAGTCGGACCGCGCGAAGATCGAGCAGGTCATCGACTCGACCGAGGGCTTCGATTGGCCCGTCGCCTACGGCGCCCAGCCGATGTTCGACGCGCTCGGCATCCAGGGCATCCCCACGTTCTACATCTTCAAGAACGGCCGCAGCATCTGGAGCGGCCACAACGTCGACCGGCTGGCCAGCGAGCTCGGCAAGGCCATCGAACTCGGCAGCTAG
- a CDS encoding type IV pilus modification PilV family protein: MVEVLISMGILALGLLGVAAIFPVGGHYVQAGDTYDSADAVAQAALADAAARGWLNPSNWVACERGDSTLSRPTSGATPLPAGQIATKWRTRFALPFDYGLQIDLARGLTPAQLNHLNGSAYVIDPLAVANAALFSGTNMSSNIQASNIPITARGAGFSSAAWAPWTTSVLTWPVHRMSIATLDNDNTAPFFEYYPLGKRQAESICISSDDLALEVPDDPARPIQQRLSVFGGVAVQRQSKGEFSWMLSVAPSSNVERNALALDPTAFDYEVSAVVFRGRQLGDVSLLRASERVVSARVISRGVGGGELLLERTPTSVSGEPAEDPFLQLRKGQYVMLVGPRPGSTPAAPAVFLAWYRVTAVEVPSNTPIGGLTPNPLTQRIVSLRGPDWPWFPGAVLDLTNTNQLSNDLRVGIFPGVVGVHTRTMRLTSGTAWGD; the protein is encoded by the coding sequence TTGGTCGAGGTGCTCATCTCGATGGGCATCCTGGCGCTGGGCCTGCTGGGCGTGGCGGCCATCTTCCCGGTCGGCGGCCACTACGTGCAGGCCGGCGACACCTACGACAGCGCAGACGCGGTGGCCCAGGCGGCGCTGGCGGACGCGGCGGCGCGTGGCTGGCTTAATCCCAGCAACTGGGTGGCGTGCGAGCGCGGCGACAGCACGTTGAGCCGTCCCACCTCCGGCGCCACCCCGCTTCCCGCGGGGCAGATCGCCACCAAGTGGCGCACCCGGTTCGCGTTGCCGTTCGACTACGGGCTGCAGATCGACCTCGCCAGGGGGCTGACGCCGGCGCAGTTGAACCACCTAAACGGTTCGGCCTACGTCATCGATCCCTTGGCGGTCGCCAACGCGGCCCTGTTCTCCGGCACGAACATGTCTTCCAACATCCAGGCGAGCAACATCCCGATCACGGCGCGTGGTGCGGGGTTCTCCTCTGCGGCGTGGGCGCCGTGGACCACCAGCGTGCTCACTTGGCCGGTCCATCGGATGAGCATCGCGACCCTCGACAACGACAACACGGCGCCGTTCTTCGAGTACTACCCGCTGGGCAAACGCCAGGCGGAGTCGATCTGCATCTCTTCGGACGACCTCGCGCTGGAGGTGCCGGACGACCCGGCCCGGCCCATCCAGCAGCGGCTCTCGGTGTTCGGCGGCGTCGCCGTGCAGCGCCAGTCCAAGGGAGAGTTTTCTTGGATGCTGAGCGTGGCGCCCTCGTCCAATGTTGAGCGCAACGCGCTGGCGCTCGACCCCACGGCCTTCGACTACGAGGTCTCGGCCGTGGTGTTCCGCGGGCGCCAGTTGGGAGACGTGAGCCTGCTGCGGGCCTCGGAGCGGGTCGTCTCGGCCCGGGTGATCAGCCGCGGGGTCGGCGGCGGCGAGCTGCTGCTCGAGCGGACGCCCACCTCGGTGTCGGGCGAGCCCGCCGAAGACCCCTTCCTGCAGCTCCGCAAGGGGCAGTACGTGATGCTGGTCGGCCCCCGCCCCGGCAGCACCCCCGCCGCGCCGGCCGTCTTCCTGGCCTGGTACCGGGTGACCGCGGTCGAGGTCCCCAGCAACACGCCAATCGGCGGCCTGACGCCCAACCCACTGACCCAACGCATCGTCTCGCTCCGCGGCCCCGACTGGCCGTGGTTTCCGGGCGCCGTGTTGGACCTGACCAACACAAACCAACTCTCCAACGACCTCCGCGTGGGCATCTTCCCCGGCGTGGTCGGGGTACACACAAGAACCATGCGTCTCACGTCGGGCACGGCGTGGGGCGACTGA
- a CDS encoding pilus assembly FimT family protein, producing the protein MTLVELLVVMVIITTLVAAAIPLLSPPGDERVIREAARGVNTFLAGAQSRAIETGRPFGVALKKLSQDTGRLEDSAVCLEMYYVQQPAPYSGFDDAARVRIALDVDNSGAFYANQPYQVRIQFVRLESSGAANLPSGVSYEIMPDSFFGPGDVIVIDGAEFVFIDDNGNEGGLDSRGRYPATAGFPDGTLLARGPTNIHSAFSFVYDNQGVRVSVPPNPSLPPLEYPYWTEPLRFKLLRQPAPTSNQPYQLPTGAAIDLRASGFTVRIAGNATNATVTNGEFAKPDLDTGTASQVNNPIENNNPVYLMFSPEGSVERVTYDLGASAWDTSGVPINNYSANPFSEPVTDNVHLLIGMRENSPAPWVDFTAFTGTEQDLASAKAKINWLNLNSEWVVIGAQTGAVTTVPNAAVNPTAINSSLSPLARRATEINAARALVRESAKAGGR; encoded by the coding sequence ATGACGCTGGTCGAGCTGCTGGTGGTGATGGTGATCATCACCACGCTGGTCGCCGCGGCGATCCCGCTGCTCTCGCCCCCCGGCGATGAACGCGTGATCCGCGAGGCGGCACGCGGCGTCAACACGTTCCTCGCCGGCGCCCAGAGCCGGGCCATCGAAACGGGCCGGCCGTTCGGCGTGGCCCTCAAGAAGCTCTCGCAAGACACGGGCCGGCTGGAAGACTCCGCCGTGTGCCTAGAGATGTACTACGTCCAGCAGCCGGCGCCCTACAGCGGCTTTGATGACGCGGCACGTGTGCGGATTGCGTTGGACGTAGACAACTCGGGCGCCTTCTACGCGAACCAGCCCTACCAAGTCCGCATCCAGTTCGTGCGGCTCGAGTCCAGCGGCGCTGCGAATCTGCCGTCTGGCGTTTCGTACGAGATCATGCCCGACTCGTTCTTCGGCCCGGGGGACGTGATCGTCATCGACGGCGCCGAGTTTGTCTTTATCGATGACAATGGAAACGAAGGGGGGCTCGACAGCCGCGGGCGCTATCCTGCTACCGCCGGCTTTCCCGACGGAACCTTATTGGCCCGCGGGCCAACAAACATCCACTCGGCGTTCAGCTTTGTCTACGACAACCAAGGCGTCCGGGTTTCTGTGCCCCCTAACCCATCGTTACCCCCTCTCGAGTATCCCTATTGGACCGAGCCGCTGCGGTTCAAGCTGCTCCGCCAGCCCGCCCCCACGTCCAACCAGCCCTACCAGCTCCCCACCGGCGCCGCGATCGACCTGCGGGCCTCGGGGTTCACGGTCCGCATCGCTGGCAACGCGACCAACGCGACGGTCACCAATGGCGAGTTTGCCAAGCCCGACCTCGACACGGGCACGGCCTCGCAGGTCAACAACCCCATCGAGAACAACAACCCCGTTTACCTGATGTTCTCTCCCGAGGGCTCCGTTGAGCGCGTGACCTACGACCTGGGCGCCTCGGCGTGGGACACGAGTGGCGTGCCCATCAACAACTACTCGGCCAACCCCTTCTCCGAGCCGGTCACCGACAACGTGCACCTGCTGATCGGCATGCGTGAGAACAGCCCGGCGCCGTGGGTCGACTTTACCGCGTTCACCGGCACCGAGCAGGACCTGGCGAGCGCGAAGGCCAAGATCAACTGGCTGAACCTCAACAGCGAGTGGGTCGTGATCGGCGCCCAGACCGGCGCGGTGACCACCGTCCCCAACGCCGCGGTGAACCCCACGGCCATCAACAGCAGCCTCAGCCCCCTCGCCCGCCGCGCGACAGAGATCAACGCCGCCCGCGCCCTGGTGCGAGAGTCGGCCAAAGCAGGAGGCCGATAA
- a CDS encoding type II secretion system protein, whose translation MKPTLQNTNDLAAQPSYRIALRVPPTPSASADKPRPRQRTIPVRASGQSPARRAVTLVELLIVIAIISILATLMLGVGAAAGETARRARTQSVITRLHALMVEHIDGYANRRVELNQSVEGALDTTFSAAQRRQRGQALADVRLYGLRELMLMEMPDRWSDVALADITAANYPAPVYLERAPSLNSLYRRRLRQLNVATNAKTGMTNTKDEILANQSAECFYLFIMNATADGEAPSLFKESEVGDTDGDGAPEFLDGWGKPIAFLRWAPSYQSDVQMNARNFLNDNDWREKAAADHDPLDIFRRDPYAYRLLPLIVSGGGDEVLGLSAPADADVPWRASLAPFSLANSLYYLKPFGDYSNRNLAGESLGSGAADNLTNHLIATRIRE comes from the coding sequence ATGAAACCTACTCTCCAAAACACGAACGATCTCGCAGCTCAGCCGAGCTACCGCATCGCCCTGCGCGTCCCCCCAACCCCGTCCGCGTCAGCGGACAAACCCCGTCCGCGCCAGCGGACAATCCCCGTCCGCGCCAGCGGACAATCCCCCGCCCGCAGGGCCGTGACGCTGGTGGAGTTGTTGATTGTTATCGCGATCATCAGCATCTTGGCGACGCTGATGCTGGGCGTTGGCGCCGCGGCGGGGGAGACGGCTCGGCGGGCGCGGACGCAGTCGGTCATCACTCGGCTGCACGCGTTGATGGTGGAGCACATCGACGGCTACGCCAACCGCCGGGTCGAGCTGAATCAGAGTGTTGAGGGCGCGTTGGACACAACGTTCAGCGCGGCGCAGCGACGCCAACGCGGCCAGGCGCTGGCCGACGTGCGGCTGTACGGCCTGCGAGAGCTGATGCTGATGGAGATGCCCGACCGCTGGAGCGACGTGGCGCTGGCGGACATTACTGCGGCGAACTACCCCGCCCCGGTTTATCTGGAACGCGCTCCCAGCCTCAACTCGCTCTACCGTCGCCGTTTGAGGCAGCTCAACGTCGCCACGAACGCCAAGACGGGCATGACCAACACGAAGGACGAGATCCTCGCCAATCAATCGGCCGAGTGCTTTTACCTGTTCATCATGAACGCCACCGCCGACGGCGAGGCGCCATCGCTGTTCAAAGAGAGCGAGGTCGGCGACACCGACGGCGACGGCGCCCCCGAGTTCCTGGACGGCTGGGGCAAGCCCATCGCGTTCTTGCGCTGGGCGCCCTCCTACCAGTCGGACGTGCAAATGAACGCCAGGAACTTCTTGAACGACAACGACTGGCGCGAGAAGGCGGCCGCCGACCACGACCCGCTCGACATCTTCCGCCGCGACCCGTACGCGTACCGGCTGCTGCCGCTGATCGTCTCCGGCGGGGGGGACGAGGTGCTGGGCCTGTCGGCGCCCGCGGACGCCGACGTCCCGTGGCGTGCATCGTTGGCGCCGTTCAGCCTCGCCAACAGCCTCTACTACCTGAAGCCGTTCGGCGACTACTCCAACCGCAACCTGGCCGGTGAATCGCTCGGTAGCGGCGCCGCCGACAACCTCACCAACCACCTCATCGCGACCCGTATCCGCGAGTAA
- a CDS encoding type II secretion system protein — protein MNNQPARAPLARHSSLSTHHSAFTLVELLVVITIIGILAGLITVAAVNAMKAAARTRIKAEINSFDQAIEDDKNNSGGVYPPNCQTDGAGPVDETAVYNELRRYLAKRFPRSREPDGLVRALAGVATSGNPNLPGGMTGSEAVVFWLGGFSSDVNFPISGEGGPSYIDSANLNSPMAQADPIENRRWALGIKPEQLAPRDPDGYFDQTDNRYLVYPDPTFNGRSRRINFWSYLAPGSPQPLVYMAAPQVSGLTLQNDPPAAGPAVAFSGQASDWSQLQNVYAIKRTNPTANIQNSVFANAGKFQILHCGIDHRWGVLPQVNASGVSPLLYPAGPFAASEYLADTLTNFTDSTLEDSQP, from the coding sequence ATGAACAACCAACCAGCCCGCGCCCCGCTTGCGCGTCATTCATCACTCAGCACTCATCACTCAGCCTTTACGTTGGTCGAGCTGCTGGTGGTGATCACCATCATCGGCATCCTCGCCGGCCTGATCACCGTGGCCGCCGTGAACGCCATGAAGGCCGCCGCACGCACGCGCATCAAGGCAGAGATCAACAGCTTCGACCAGGCCATTGAAGACGACAAGAACAACTCCGGCGGCGTCTACCCCCCCAACTGCCAGACGGACGGCGCCGGGCCGGTCGACGAGACCGCCGTGTACAACGAGCTGCGCCGCTACCTGGCCAAGCGTTTCCCCCGCAGCCGCGAGCCGGACGGCCTGGTCCGCGCCCTGGCCGGCGTGGCGACCTCGGGCAACCCGAACCTGCCCGGCGGCATGACCGGCTCCGAGGCGGTGGTGTTCTGGCTCGGCGGGTTCAGCAGCGACGTGAACTTCCCCATCTCGGGCGAGGGGGGCCCGTCGTACATCGACTCGGCCAACCTGAACTCTCCCATGGCCCAGGCCGACCCGATCGAGAACCGCCGCTGGGCGCTCGGCATCAAGCCAGAGCAGCTCGCGCCGCGCGACCCCGACGGCTACTTCGACCAGACCGACAACCGCTACCTGGTGTACCCCGACCCAACGTTCAATGGGCGTTCACGCCGCATCAACTTCTGGAGCTACCTGGCGCCCGGGTCGCCCCAGCCGCTGGTCTACATGGCCGCGCCGCAGGTGAGCGGCCTGACGCTGCAGAACGACCCGCCGGCGGCCGGCCCGGCCGTGGCGTTCTCCGGCCAGGCCTCCGATTGGTCGCAGCTTCAGAACGTGTACGCCATCAAACGCACGAACCCCACCGCGAACATCCAGAACTCGGTCTTCGCCAACGCCGGCAAGTTCCAGATCCTGCACTGCGGCATCGACCACCGCTGGGGCGTCCTGCCACAAGTCAACGCCAGCGGCGTGTCCCCGCTGCTCTACCCAGCCGGCCCCTTCGCCGCCTCCGAATACCTAGCCGACACGCTCACCAACTTCACCGACAGCACGCTGGAGGACAGCCAACCTTAG
- a CDS encoding type II secretion system F family protein, protein MPTFQFKAMDATGAEIEDVIDAASEEEAQNTIRQMGYFVTKITVKKARKKAEAGPVKKKRGFVFGGVKSRDLTAFTRQLSILQDAGLPILRSLRILASQAKPGRLKYSLEDTCEAIEGGDTLSEAMAKSPKCFNRLYVNMIKAGEAGGALELILQRLADFQERSESLKRKVKGAMVYPVVVVSVAVGILTFIMLKIVPEFKKIFDEFDLELPNMTLMLVGTSEWVVHYWYLIPMIPVSIWLFIKMIRKFKHGRIGWDQFTLKVPIFGALIEKNTLARTARTLGTLVSSGVPILEALQITRDTSGNAIFERLYSKISEAIREGESIAKPMKENSFISFHPVAAFFWAFVIPGIGILLYLLKVLQKARILDDIVVNMVDVGEETGELDTMLYKVADVYDEEVAVLTDSLTKLMEPLLIIFLGGAVGFIVIALFLPLVKLIEGLT, encoded by the coding sequence ATGCCGACATTTCAATTCAAGGCGATGGACGCCACCGGCGCCGAGATCGAAGACGTGATCGATGCGGCGAGCGAGGAAGAAGCCCAGAACACGATCCGTCAGATGGGCTACTTCGTCACCAAGATCACGGTGAAGAAGGCCCGCAAGAAGGCCGAGGCCGGCCCCGTCAAGAAGAAGCGCGGCTTCGTGTTCGGCGGCGTGAAGAGCCGCGACCTCACGGCCTTCACCCGGCAGCTCTCGATCCTGCAAGACGCGGGCCTGCCGATCCTCCGCAGCCTGCGGATCCTCGCCAGCCAGGCCAAGCCGGGCCGGCTGAAGTACTCGCTCGAAGACACCTGCGAAGCGATCGAGGGGGGCGACACCCTCAGCGAAGCGATGGCCAAGAGCCCCAAGTGCTTCAACCGCCTGTACGTGAACATGATCAAGGCGGGCGAGGCGGGCGGCGCCCTCGAGCTCATCCTCCAGCGTCTGGCCGACTTCCAGGAGCGGAGCGAATCGCTCAAGCGCAAGGTCAAGGGCGCCATGGTCTACCCGGTGGTGGTGGTCTCCGTCGCCGTCGGCATCCTCACGTTCATCATGCTGAAGATCGTCCCGGAGTTTAAGAAGATCTTCGACGAGTTCGACCTCGAGCTCCCCAACATGACGCTCATGCTGGTCGGCACCAGCGAGTGGGTGGTGCACTACTGGTACCTGATCCCGATGATCCCGGTGTCGATCTGGCTGTTCATCAAGATGATCCGCAAGTTCAAGCACGGGCGCATCGGCTGGGACCAGTTCACGCTCAAGGTCCCCATCTTCGGCGCCCTGATCGAGAAGAACACGCTGGCCCGCACCGCGCGGACCCTGGGCACGCTGGTCTCCTCTGGCGTCCCCATCCTCGAGGCGCTGCAAATCACCCGCGACACCTCCGGCAACGCCATCTTCGAGCGGCTCTACAGCAAGATCAGCGAGGCGATCCGCGAGGGCGAATCCATCGCCAAGCCGATGAAAGAAAACTCGTTCATCTCGTTCCACCCGGTCGCCGCCTTCTTCTGGGCGTTCGTGATCCCGGGGATCGGCATCCTGCTGTACCTGCTGAAGGTGCTGCAGAAGGCCCGCATCCTGGACGACATCGTGGTGAACATGGTCGACGTCGGCGAAGAGACCGGCGAGCTCGACACCATGCTCTACAAGGTGGCCGACGTGTACGACGAAGAAGTCGCCGTGCTCACCGACAGCCTCACCAAGCTGATGGAGCCGCTGCTGATCATCTTCCTCGGCGGCGCCGTCGGCTTCATCGTCATCGCGCTGTTCCTGCCGCTGGTGAAGCTGATTGAAGGACTTACTTAG
- a CDS encoding GspE/PulE family protein, which yields MAMRRIGQVLVDLGFILDEQLELLVEEQKQHPGVLIGRVAMDLGLIEEEQLVQALAEQLSIDTVTVSDLTISKEVLALVTEPMAQMYRIVPVSFEEDSQTLTVAMCDPQNLGVQDELRTFLGFNIRVAATTESSMIKALERYYGDSTESVESLVADMEGDAELAAAAAALNNDGPIDLTSVEALADSAPVRKLLNMVLLLAIKDHASDLHFEPFEDEFRIRIKADGVLYEMVPPPRHLAFAITTRIKVMANLDIAERRMPQDGRIELTVGGHPIDLRVSVLPTMFGESVVMRVLDRSVVSLDLAKVGLSEEMLKTFRTIIRKPNGIILVTGPTGSGKTTTLYSALSELNSIEDKIITTEDPVEYDIDGVIQVPIDASIGNTFANCLRAILRQDPDKVLVGEIRDLETAEIAIQASMTGHLVFSTLHTNDAPSTVTRLKDMGVPTFMITATVEAILAQRLVRRVCKNCREHYDPPREVLADLNISPEQAKKGKFYRGAGCEVCNNTGYKGRVGLFELLVMTDEVREVIMANAQVEEIRDLAEKQGMMTLRKAGMIAAMEGSTTPDEIIRETVLEGH from the coding sequence ATGGCGATGCGTCGCATCGGACAAGTCCTGGTCGACCTCGGCTTCATCCTCGATGAGCAGCTAGAGCTGCTGGTCGAGGAGCAGAAGCAGCACCCCGGCGTGCTGATCGGCCGCGTGGCGATGGACCTCGGGCTGATCGAGGAAGAGCAGCTCGTGCAGGCGCTGGCCGAGCAGTTGTCGATCGATACGGTCACCGTCTCCGACCTCACCATCTCCAAGGAGGTGCTGGCGCTGGTGACCGAGCCGATGGCTCAGATGTACCGCATCGTGCCCGTCTCCTTCGAAGAAGACTCGCAGACGCTCACCGTGGCGATGTGCGACCCGCAGAACCTGGGGGTGCAGGACGAGCTGCGCACGTTCCTGGGCTTCAACATCCGCGTCGCGGCGACCACCGAGTCGTCGATGATCAAGGCCCTGGAACGCTACTACGGCGACAGCACCGAGAGCGTCGAGAGCCTGGTCGCCGACATGGAGGGGGACGCAGAGCTGGCCGCGGCCGCCGCGGCCCTGAACAACGACGGGCCGATCGACCTCACCAGCGTCGAGGCGCTGGCCGACAGCGCGCCGGTCCGCAAGCTGCTGAACATGGTGCTGCTGCTGGCGATCAAGGACCACGCCAGCGACCTGCACTTCGAGCCGTTTGAAGACGAGTTCCGCATCCGCATCAAGGCGGACGGCGTGCTGTACGAGATGGTCCCCCCGCCGCGCCACCTGGCGTTTGCGATCACCACCCGCATCAAGGTGATGGCCAACCTCGACATCGCCGAACGCCGGATGCCGCAGGACGGCCGGATCGAGCTGACCGTCGGCGGCCACCCGATCGACCTCCGCGTCAGCGTGCTGCCGACCATGTTCGGCGAGAGCGTCGTGATGCGGGTGCTCGACCGCTCGGTCGTGTCGCTCGACCTCGCGAAGGTCGGCCTGAGCGAAGAGATGCTCAAGACCTTCCGCACGATCATCCGCAAGCCCAACGGCATCATCTTGGTCACCGGTCCCACCGGTTCGGGAAAGACGACCACCCTCTACTCGGCGCTGAGCGAGCTCAACTCGATCGAGGACAAGATCATCACTACCGAGGACCCGGTGGAGTACGACATCGACGGCGTGATCCAGGTGCCCATCGACGCCTCGATCGGCAACACGTTCGCCAACTGCCTGCGGGCCATTCTGCGGCAAGACCCGGACAAGGTGCTGGTGGGGGAGATCCGCGACCTGGAGACCGCCGAGATCGCTATCCAGGCGTCGATGACGGGCCACCTGGTGTTCAGCACGCTGCACACCAACGACGCCCCCAGCACCGTCACCCGGCTCAAGGACATGGGGGTGCCCACGTTCATGATCACCGCCACGGTCGAAGCGATCCTGGCCCAGCGCCTGGTGCGGCGCGTCTGCAAGAACTGCCGCGAGCACTACGACCCGCCGCGCGAAGTGCTCGCAGACCTGAACATCTCGCCCGAGCAAGCCAAGAAGGGCAAGTTCTACCGCGGCGCCGGCTGCGAGGTGTGCAACAACACCGGCTACAAGGGCCGCGTGGGGCTGTTCGAGCTGCTCGTGATGACCGACGAGGTGCGCGAGGTCATCATGGCCAACGCCCAGGTCGAGGAGATCCGCGACCTGGCCGAGAAGCAGGGCATGATGACCCTCCGCAAGGCCGGCATGATCGCGGCGATGGAAGGCTCCACCACCCCCGATGAAATCATCCGCGAGACGGTTCTCGAAGGACACTAA
- a CDS encoding type IV pilus twitching motility protein PilT — MSTESPANTGTILIDKLLAAAIKQGASDIHITVGQPPVFRISGRMQKLKTKVLDDQDTMALMKSITPDRCQQEFQETGSADFGFAFGDAARFRVSIFRQRGKVAMVLRQIPVDLWTMDQLKLPEVFKKLIMRPRGLVLVTGPTGSGKSTSLAAMVDYLNENVDHHIITIEDPIEFQHNHKKSTINQREVGTDVTSFSEAIRRALRQDPDVILVGEMRDLETIEAAITAAETGHIVFGTLHTSSAAGTINRIIDVFPTHQQDQIRTQLASAIIGILSQQLLKKIGGGRVAAFETLIVTPGIANLIRENKIFRITSSIQTGQKHGMQLLDDHIFKAWKEGLVTKEDALGKCNSVEDLAKRFAEEEKSAFDASADPYES; from the coding sequence ATGAGCACCGAATCCCCGGCCAACACCGGCACGATCCTGATCGACAAGCTGCTTGCCGCTGCGATCAAGCAGGGGGCGAGCGACATCCACATCACCGTGGGGCAGCCCCCGGTGTTCCGCATCAGCGGGCGGATGCAGAAGCTCAAGACCAAGGTGCTGGACGACCAAGACACGATGGCGTTGATGAAGAGCATCACGCCCGACCGCTGCCAACAAGAGTTCCAAGAGACCGGCAGCGCAGACTTCGGCTTCGCGTTCGGCGACGCCGCCCGCTTCCGTGTGTCCATCTTCCGGCAGCGGGGCAAGGTGGCCATGGTCCTCCGGCAGATCCCGGTCGACCTGTGGACGATGGACCAGCTCAAGCTCCCCGAGGTGTTCAAGAAGCTCATCATGCGGCCCCGCGGCCTGGTGCTGGTCACGGGACCGACCGGTTCGGGCAAGTCGACCTCGCTGGCGGCGATGGTCGACTACCTCAACGAGAACGTCGACCACCACATCATCACGATCGAAGACCCGATCGAGTTCCAGCACAACCACAAGAAGAGCACGATCAACCAGCGTGAGGTGGGGACAGACGTCACCAGCTTCTCCGAGGCCATCCGCCGCGCCCTGCGGCAAGACCCCGACGTGATCCTGGTGGGCGAGATGCGCGACCTGGAGACCATCGAGGCCGCCATCACCGCCGCGGAAACGGGCCACATCGTGTTCGGCACGCTGCACACCTCCAGCGCCGCGGGCACCATCAACCGCATCATCGACGTCTTCCCCACACACCAGCAGGACCAGATCCGCACCCAGCTCGCGTCGGCGATCATCGGCATCCTCTCCCAGCAACTGCTCAAGAAGATCGGCGGCGGCCGCGTCGCGGCGTTCGAGACGCTCATCGTCACCCCGGGCATCGCGAACCTGATCCGCGAGAACAAGATCTTCCGCATCACGTCGTCCATCCAAACCGGCCAGAAGCACGGCATGCAGCTTCTGGACGACCACATCTTCAAGGCCTGGAAAGAAGGCCTGGTGACCAAAGAAGACGCGCTGGGCAAGTGCAACAGCGTCGAGGACTTGGCCAAACGCTTCGCCGAAGAAGAGAAGAGCGCCTTCGACGCCAGCGCAGACCCGTACGAGAGTTAA